From Pseudoramibacter sp.:
GTTGAGGTCACTCAAAACAACATAGAGATAATCGCGCTTAACACGTTTTGGATCAAGACCTCGGCCGATTAGTACTGGTCAGCTGAACACATTGCTGTGCTTTCACCTCCAGCCTATCACCTGATCGTCTATCAGTGGCCTTACTCCTTTAAAAGGATGAGATATCTTATCTTAAGGGGGGCTTCGTGCTTAGATGCTTTCAGCACTTATCCCTTCCGGACTTGGCTACCCGGCTGTGCTTCTGGCGAAACAACCGGTGCACCAGAGGTCCGTCCGTTCCGGTCCTCTCGTACTAGGAACAGCTCCTCTCAAATTTCTAACGCCCACGACGGATAGGGACCGAACTGTCTCACGACGTTCTGAACCCAGCTCGCGTGCCTCTTTAATGGGCGAACAGCCCAACCCTTGGGACCTGCTTCAGCCCCAGGATGAGACGAGCCGACATCGAGGTGCCAAACCTCCCCGTCGATGTGGACTCTTGGGGGAGATAAGCCTGTTATCCCCGAGGTAGCTTTTATCCGTTGAGCGATGGCCCTTCCACTCGGTACCACCGGATCACTAAGCTCGACTTTCGTCCCTGCTCGACATGTCTGTCTCGCAGTCAATCACCCTTCTGCCTTTGCACTCTTATTGATGATTTCCAACCATCATGAGGGTAACTTTAGGCGCCTCCGATACTTTTTAGGAGGCGACCGCCCCAGTCAAACTGCCCATCTGACACTGTCCGAATACTGGTTTCACAGTGCTTTGTTAGAATTCCAATATCTCAGGGGTGGTATCCCAACATCGGCTCCAGCTACGCTGACGCGCGGCTTTCTCTGCCTCCCACCTATCCTGTACATGACATATCGAAATCCAATGCCAGACTACAGTAAAGCTCTACGGGGTCTTTCCGTCCTGTCGCGGGTAACTCGCATCTTCACGAGTACTACAATTTCACCGGGTGTGTTGTCGAGACAGTGCTCAAATCGTTACGCCTTTCGTGCGGGTCAGAACTTACCTGACAAGGAATTTCGCTACCTTAGGACCGTTATAGTTACGGCCGCCGTTTACTGGGGCTTCGATTCGCACCTTCGCTTGCGCTAAGCACTCCTCTTAACCTTCCAGCACCGGGCAGGCGTCAGCCCCTATACTTCATCTTTCGATTTAGCAGAGACCTGTGTTTTTGGTAAACAGTCGCTTGAGCCTAGTCACTGCGACCCCTTTCGGGGCACTCCTTCTCCCGAAGTTACGGAGTATTTTTGCCGAGTTCCTTAACAACACTTCTCCCGCTCATCTTAGAATTCTCTTCCTGCCTACCTGTGTCGGTTTGCGGTACGGGTGATCACGCACTCGATAGAAGTTTTTCCTGACAGTATGAGTCTGCAGCTTCCCTACTTATTTTTCGTTCCCCATCACACCTCAGCCTTATGCAAAGGGATTTGCCTCCTTGCACAGCCTCGATGATTGGCCCGGGTCAACCAACGCCCGGGTCTGCTTTCCCGACTGTGTCACTCCATTTCTCAAACGTTTGTGATCAGTATCGGAATTTCAACCGATTGTCCATCGCCTACGCCTTTCGGCCTGGGCTTAGGTCCCGACTTACCCTGAGCGGACGAGCCTTCCTCAGGAATCCTTGGGCTTCCGATGGTGAAGATTCTCACTTCACTTTCGCTACTCATGCCAACATTCTCTCTTCTCTTTCGTCCACAGTACCTTACGATACTGCTTCGCCCTACAAGAGATTGCTCCCCTACCACTATACTAAAGTATAATCCATTGCTTCGGTGACTGATTTGAGCCCCGTTCATTTTCGGCGCACCGCCACTCGACCAGTGAGCTGTTACGCACTCTTTGAATGAATGGCTGCTTCTGAGCCAACATCCTGGTTGTTTATGCAGTGGCACATCCTTTCCCACTTAATCAGTACTTAGGGACCTTAGCAGATGATCTGGGCTGTTTCCCTTTTGACCATGAAACTTATCTCCCATAGTCTGACTGCTGCAGACGGCTGGACGGCATTCGGAGTTTGATATGGTTCAGTAAGCATTTTGCTCCCTACCCAATTCAGTGCTCTACCTCCGTCAGTCTAACTGCAACGCTAGCCCTAAAGCTATTTCGGGGAGAACCAGCTATCTCCGTGTTCGATTGGAATTTCACCCCTATCCACAGGTCATCCAAGCCTTTTTCAACAGACACTGGTTCGGGCTTCCACACAGCTTTACCTGCGCTTCACCCTGCCCATGGATAGATCACACGGTTTCGGGTCTACAGCATACAACTGACGCCCTATTAAGACTCGGTTTCCCTTCGGCTCCGCACCTGAAGTGCTTAACCTCGCTGCACACCGTAACTCGTTGGCCCGTTCTACAAAAAGCACGCCGTCACTTGCGCTCCGACTGCTTGTAAGCATCAGGTTTCAGATTCTATTTCACTCCCCTTCCGGGGTTCTTTTCACCTTTCCCTCACGGTACTCTGCACTATCGGTCACCGGTTAGTATTTAGCCTTGGAGGGTGGTCCCCCCATGTTCCCACAAAGTTTCTCGTGTTCCGTGGTACTCTTCGTAAATCCCACAATGCCTATTTCGTCTACAGGACTCTAACCTCCTATGGTCAGCCTTCCCATGCTGTTCGACTATAAACACTGCTTGTTCATTACTGGGCTGCTCCTCGTTCGCTCGCCGCTACTTGAGGAATCGCAATTGCTTTCTTTTCCTCCGGGTACTTAGATGTTTCAGTTCCCCGGGTTCCCTCCGTTATGCTATCAGTAAACTGTTTCACATAACAGTATCTGGCCTCCAGCCAGATGGGTTTCCCCATTCGGATATCCGCGTCTCATAAGATTTTAAGCTCCTCCGCGCGGCTTTTCGCAGCTTGTCACGTCCTTCATCGGCTTCCGGTGCCAAGGCATCCTCCTGATGCTCTTGTTCTCTTGATCCATTTACTAGATATGGTTCTCGTAGCTTTCATCGTTCTTATATGAACTTGAAATTGTGTTAATTGCTTTTATTCTCTATGTTGTTTTCAATGACCTGTATGTTATATAGAAATAACATGGTGGGCTTGGGAGGACTTGAACCTCCGACCTCACGCTTATCAGGCGTGCGCTCTAACCACCTGAGCTACAAGCCCAAGACTGTAATAATGGTGGAGATGAGGAGATTCGAACTCCTGACCTCCTGCTTGCAAGGCAGGCGCTCTCCCAACTGAGCTACACCCCCATTACAGAATGGTGTGTTCTTTTGTGTGAGCAAGTCACACAAAAGAGAATGTACCATGACTCCCTGTTTTCTCCCTAGAAAGGAGGTGATCCAGCCGCACCTTCCGATACGGCTACCTTGTTACGACTTCACCCCAATTACCGATCCCACCTTCGACAGCTGACTCCTTACGGTTGTCCCACTGGCTTCGGGTGTTACCGACTCTCGTGGTGTGACGGGCGGTGTGTACAAGACCCGGGAACGCATTCACCGCGGCATTCTGATCCGCGATTACTAGCAACTCCATCTTCATGCAGGCGGGTTTCAGCCTGCAATCCGAACTGAGATCTGTTTTGTGGGATTCGCTCCGCCTCACGGTTTCGCTGCCCTTTGTTCAGACCATTGTAGCACGTGTGTAGCCCAGGCCATAAGGGGCATGATGATTTGACGTCGTCCCCACCTTCCTCCGTATTGTCTACGGCAGTCTGTTTAGAGTGCCCAACTTAATGATGGCAACTAATCACAGGGGTTGCGCTCGTTGCGGGACTTAACCCAACATCTCACGACACGAGCTGACGACAACCATGCACCACCTGTCTCTCTGTCCCCGAAGGGAAAATCTTATCTCTAAGACGGTCAGAGGATGTCAAGGCCTGGTAAGGTTCTTCGCGTTGCTTCGAATTAAACCACATGCTCCGCTGCTTGTGCGGGTCCCCGTCAATTCCTTTGAGTTTCAACCTTGCGGTCGTACTCCCCAGGCGGAATACTTATTGTGTTTACTGTGGCACTGACGTAACCGCCAACACCTAGTATTCATCGTTTACGGCATGGACTACCAGGGTATCTAATCCTGTTCGCTCCCCATGCTTTCGCACCTCAGCGTCAGTATCTGCCCAGCAAGCCGCCTTCGCCACCGGTGTTCTTCCTAATATCTACGCATTTCACCGCTACACTAGGAATTCCGCTTGCCTCTTCAGTACTCAAGTCTTACAGTTTCAAATGCACGTCACCGGTTGAGCCGGTACCTTTCACATCTGACTTATAAAACCGCCTACGCGCCCTTTACGCCCAGTGATTCCGGACAACGCTCGTCCCTTACGTATTACCGCGGCTGCTGGCACGTAATTAGCCGGGACTTCCTCATTGGGTACCGTCACTTCTTCTTCCCCAATAACAGAGCTTTACGATCCGAAAACCTTCTTCACTCACGCGGTATTGCTGCGTCAGGGTTGCCCCCATTGCGCAATATTCCCCACTGCTGCCTCCCGTAGGAGTCTGGACCGTGTCTCAGTTCCAGTGTGGCCGTTCGCCCTCTCAGACCGGCTACCTATCGTCGCCTTGGTGAGCCGTTGCCTCACCAACCAGCTAATAGGACGCGGGCCCATCTTTCGGCACCGGAGTTTTGATTGTTCTTTCATGCGAAAAAACAATGTTATGCGGCTTTACTCCCGGTTTCCCGAGGCTATTCCGCTCCGAAAGGCAGGTTGCCCACGCGTTACTCACCCGTTCGCCACTGTCTGCTTCTTAAATCACCCGAAGGTTCAATAAAAAGCTTCTCGTTCGACTTGCATGTGTTAAGCATACCGCCAGCGTTCGTCCTGAGCCAGGATCAAACTCTCAAGTAAAAATTTACTCGAACAGCTTACGCTGTTTTAAGTTCTATCTGGTTGCTTTGTTTACCCACAGTCTGCTCTGTGCTCGATTTAAAGCAGTTCTCACTGCTCCGGAATCTAAAGGTTTTTTGGTTTGTGTTTTTCCAGGTTTTATGGTACTATTCTCTTTTCTATGACCTGCCGTCGCTATCAGCGACAACTTCTTTATTTTACCAGCTCATCTTCATCTTGTCAAGAACTTTTTTAAAAAGTTTTTTGAAGATTTGATTTGCTGTTCGAAGCCGTCATTCGCGACAACGATGGTAATTATAGCAAAATTGAAATTGTCTGTCAAGAACTTTTTTCAATTTTTACTGCTTCTTCATGAGGGCTTCACGCGCTCAACTCAGAAAGCTTTTATATTTTATTGTTTTATTCTCGGTTTGTCAAGCTTTTTTTTGAAACTTTATTGTATTTTTTGAAATTAATGTTATACTACCTCTATATGAAAGCACAATCATCTATTAAAATCATCGCGAAGAACCGCAAGGCTCGGCATGATTACTTCATTGAAGACACTTACGAAGCGGGGATCGTGCTTGTGGGCACAGAGGTCAAATCTCTGCGCCAAGGTAAAGCAAGTTTAAAAGAAAGTTTTGCTGATTTTAAAGACGGAGAACTTTATGTCTATCAAATGCACATTTCTCCCTACGAACACGGCAACATCTACAACAAAGATCCTCTGCGCACCCGCAAGCTTCTGCTTCATAAAAGAGAACTCAGCCGGCTGTACGGTTTAAAACAGCGTGAAGGCTATACGCTGGTTCCCCTGACCCTTTATTTTAAAAACGGGAAAGTCAAACTGGAACTGGCCCTGGCCAAAGGGAAAAAATTATACGACAAACGGGACAGCATCGCCAAACGGGATGCCGACCGCCGGATGCGCCGCCAGCTTCGCCGCTGAGGCTGACGGCCTGAATCTTTTATTGATGATCTTCTATTATGGGGATGTAAAGGTTTCGACGGGGATACCGATAAGTTGTAAGCGAGCAAGTGCGCCGGTCACTTTAAAAAACAGGCACTTAAATTTAAACGCAAAAGATAATCAAACAACTGGTTATCGTATGGCGTTAGCTGCTTAAGCAGTTTTCGTACGATAATCACCGCAGCTCAATATAGCTGCACGTCCCCTCGGGTTCACCTGCTGGTCTGAGGCTGACGTTCATGAAAGCAGGGATCTGTTTCGGGAAGCTGTTCCGATCCTGAAACAAATTCAGGGACTGGTTCAGATGGGCCGCGCTGCCGGAGGCCTTTCTGAATGAGATTAACCCGGCAGATACGCTCGTAGAAAGCAGCGGGGACGTATTTTCGGACGTGGGTTCGACTCCCACCATCTCCACCAATTTGACACACAAAAAGATCCGGATTCCTTATTTGGAATCCGGATCTTTTATTTTGCCGCCGATGTTGTGGCACACGGCCTCTAAATGCTTTTTAAAGGACTGTCTGTCATCTTTTGAAGTCAGGAGGTATTTTTTCGTATCACCATGAGCACAAAAATCGCCGCAACGTACAATAAAGTCTGCACACCGTCCATGTGGCCGGCGATCATCCCCCGGGCGATGGCGAAGATCAGCGCTTCCAGCACCGCCTCCATCGTGTGGGCGTAAATCATGCGGATAAATTCCGTGCAGATGATGAGATTCAGGCTGAGTTCCAGATAATGCTGGAGGTGCTTAAAAGAATCGGTCAGGGACGCATCGACATGCACGTGGCCGAACAGGCTGACCAGATTGATCGCGATAAAAATCAGCAAAAGCAGCGCGATGCCAAGCTCGACAATTTTCAGCGCCACTTCAAAAAAATCCGTGGCTCTTTTTTTGATCTGATTCATGATTTTACTCCTTTAGTCAATATCCTGATTATGCTAAACTAAACTTAATCTTATGAATACGAAGGAATTCAAAATGAAAAGAAAAGATTATTTAAGCTGGGACCAGTATTTCATGGGCATTGCCCTGCTGTCCGCCAAGCGCAGCAAAGACCCCCACACCCAGGTGGGTGCCTGCATCGTCAGCCCGGACAAAAAAATCTTATCCATGGGCTACAACGGCATGCCCATCGGCTGCGACGACGATG
This genomic window contains:
- the smpB gene encoding SsrA-binding protein SmpB, translating into MKAQSSIKIIAKNRKARHDYFIEDTYEAGIVLVGTEVKSLRQGKASLKESFADFKDGELYVYQMHISPYEHGNIYNKDPLRTRKLLLHKRELSRLYGLKQREGYTLVPLTLYFKNGKVKLELALAKGKKLYDKRDSIAKRDADRRMRRQLRR
- a CDS encoding phosphate-starvation-inducible PsiE family protein — protein: MNQIKKRATDFFEVALKIVELGIALLLLIFIAINLVSLFGHVHVDASLTDSFKHLQHYLELSLNLIICTEFIRMIYAHTMEAVLEALIFAIARGMIAGHMDGVQTLLYVAAIFVLMVIRKNTS